The following proteins come from a genomic window of Lineus longissimus chromosome 18, tnLinLong1.2, whole genome shotgun sequence:
- the LOC135502577 gene encoding transcriptional regulator ERG-like, translating to MIASEPWVHLAPVSPNRTKTTPSPPGVKLKQSGGGQIQLWQFLLELLADSANSECIIWEGVHGEFRIKDPDELARRWGARKNKPAMTYDKLSRALRYYYDKQILIKIPGKRYSYKFLWKSLVAYNQNYLPPFPMPPAQTWPYDSRLPSQSFNPMTSHAQQAQLQAHFGQFLMENSACRFANSVPPFRIPQQPKLPGCPTQELPPFSPTVADPSPCRYATTSLPTQAQTSHPLSFWDYHSQNHALRNLGHLQLSPPKLSQNLYSPSYTPHFSPGSRF from the exons ATGATAGCCTCCGAGCCGTGGGTCCATCTGGCCCCAGTCAGCCCGAACAGAACCAAAACAACCCCCTCCCCACCCGGGGTAAAGCTAAAGCAAAGTG GTGGCGGCCAGATCCAACTGTGGCAGTTCCTCCTCGAACTCCTAGCCGACTCGGCCAACTCGGAATGTATCATCTGGGAAGGCGTCCATGGCGAGTTCCGCATCAAGGACCCGGATGAGCTCGCTAGACGATGGGGTGCAAGAAAGAACAAACCGGCAATGACCTACGACAAACTTAGCCGAGCGCTGCGGTATTACTACGACAAGCAGATACTCATCAAGATCCCGGGGAAGAGATACTCGTATAAATTCTTATGGAAAAGTTTAGTCGCGTACAATCAAAACTATTTGCCACCATTCCCCATGCCGCCTGCGCAAACTTGGCCGTACGATTCCAGATTACCTAGCCAATCATTCAACCCAATGACGTCACATGCCCAGCAGGCGCAACTTCAAGCACACTTCGGACAATTTCTCATGGAGAACAGTGCCTGTCGTTTTGCAAATAGCGTCCCTCCATTTCGCATTCCACAACAGCCAAAACTCCCTGGATGCCCCACTCAGGAATTACCACCATTTTCTCCAACAGTTGCCGACCCGTCGCCATGTCGGTACGCCACAACGTCACTTCCTACGCAGGCGCAGACAAGCCACCCGCTCTCGTTCTGGGACTATCATTCACAAAATCACGCACTCAGGAACTTAGGACACTTGCAACTTTCACCGCCAAAACTATCGCAGAATCTTTATTCACCGAGCTACACGCCGCATTTCTCACCAGGATCTAGATTTTGA
- the LOC135502621 gene encoding tetraspanin-4-like, producing MCPPTKKTAPKRPPPKLGAELGQGKVETVVLRSTRGRTRRRLNFLEDNCRWMKYAVIAYSIGLGLLGVIIVSVGVWLITGANQVLPLTSIPFLGDIIKLAAGILIGFGVCIILMSLLGGFGAFKENQCMMTTFSVLLGSALFLELGCGVWAFRMYGDEYGSVTGGGASSITITVIGFILSTIYCCYVTKSADRVQGYPV from the exons ATGTGTCCCCCCACGAAGAAAACTGCTCCTAAACGACCGCCGCCAAAATTGGGCGCCGAGCTGGGCCAGGGGAAGGTGGAGACTGTCGTACTGCGGAGCACTCGGGGACGGACGCGAAGGAGGCTCAACTTTCTTGAGGATAACTGTCGATGGATGAAATATGCCGTGATTGCTTATAGCATAGGTTTAGGT TTACTCGGGGTCATAATCGTCTCAGTGGGCGTCTGGCTAATAACTGGCGCCAACCAAGTCCTGCCTCTCACTAGTATTCCATTCCTTGGGGACATCATCAAACTGGCCGCAGGGATTCTCATCGGCTTTGGAGTGTGTATCATACTGATGTCGCTGCTTGGAGGGTTCGGGGCGTTTAAAGAAAACCAATGCATGATGACCACG TTCTCCGTTCTCCTTGGCAGTGCCCTTTTCCTTGAACTCGGCTGTGGCGTTTGG GCATTTCGGATGTACGGTGATGAATACGGATCTGTGACGGGAGGAGGCGCTAGCAGTATAACTATCACG GTCATCGGATTCATCCTGTCCACCATTTATTGCTGCTACGTCACCAAAAGTGCGGACCGAGTTCAAGGATATCCAGTATGA
- the LOC135502453 gene encoding ankyrin-2-like, with protein sequence MAEADDVDLELEFVKACVEGNCWKAADLLRLGADAGQRIPQPFDSRNGTVLHVSAALGQTDMVKLLLANGAFVGACDRDVETPLHRACKAGQYATANILIQHGARVNFSAMSTAPLYLACEAGAPDVVRLLLDHNADVNSKIGVKRSSGYYDDDEEYDWEFGPLSESPLYVAYDNNEVDVVRILMEHGAKCDMMRLIHIACLLDEPDWILKFLGEGEKINVRDADGGTPLHIAARTGHLNCVILCLKKKAKINKVDQRQRTAIHYAAQEDHVDVVSHLLSYTSINVFAADRDGYTPLHIACKNNHLRIVELLINFESTQLFEFDNSPIFLSTDINIIALLLEEGVKVNSKDVADSGTLLHRASRNGDKELVDLLLRSNAKVNSHENMSGMTPLHLACKERHTDIALALIEHGANVNAIEMHKDYTPLHFACDTGEIKIVEALIENRCHLHVYELNHEECVQPLDVATKRGFVEIVELILKHAVSGTDDDDSIKSKIQEPLEIACDNRFPKLVKLFLKHGACVDFPDNSYRSQLFDVVINSYIRSLDNAEQPGNTNDVISILIDLINAGCRLGHFFSNMGCELSHFYEAESIFAPKRELSRFLMLTGIDIFNNVGDEFLMSILRSNDLETIGVLAACGYRFSETRVVAQCAGFEDGDMLLAEVREVIFKVPSLQDICRLKVRCILRRNLHIEAEMRWKSRLSARIGHYLRKFAGKKRKRLPMYGINRLVDNLPLPNRVKDFLCFNLIDVH encoded by the coding sequence ATGGCTGAGGCAGATGATGTGGACCTTGAGCTTGAGTTCGTGAAGGCTTGCGTCGAAGGCAACTGTTGGAAAGCGGCCGATCTCCTGCGATTGGGCGCCGATGCCGGCCAGAGAATCCCGCAGCCGTTTGATAGCAGGAACGGGACGGTTCTTCACGTGTCCGCGGCGCTGGGTCAGACTGATATGGTGAAACTGTTGCTCGCCAACGGCGCCTTTGTTGGTGCCTGCGATCGCGATGTAGAAACTCCACTCCACCGCGCGTGTAAGGCGGGCCAATACGCAACCGCAAACATTCTCATCCAACATGGCGCCCGGGTGAATTTCAGCGCCATGTCGACTGCGCCGCTTTATTTGGCTTGCGAAGCTGGGGCCCCGGATGTAGTCCGTCTGCTTCTGGATCACAACGCAGATGTCAATTCGAAGATTGGTGTAAAAAGGTCATCCGGGTactatgatgacgatgaggaatACGACTGGGAATTCGGCCCACTTTCAGAATCGCCGCTGTATGTCGCTTACGATAATAACGAAGTCGATGTGGTGAGAATCTTGATGGAGCACGGAGCGAAGTGTGATATGATGCGGCTGATTCATATCGCGTGTCTTCTTGATGAGCCGGATTGGATTCTGAAGTTTCTTGGTGAAGGGGAGAAGATCAATGTCCGTGATGCAGATGGAGGGACCCCACTCCATATCGCCGCGCGCACCGGTCATCTAAACTGCGTCATCCTCTGCTTGAAAAAGAAGGCGAAAATTAACAAAGTTGACCAAAGACAGCGCACGGCGATACATTACGCTGCGCAGGAAGACCACGTGGATGTTGTTTCTCACTTATTGAGTTACACGAGCATCAATGTGTTTGCTGCGGACCGGGACGGCTATACTCCGCTTCATATCGCATGTAAAAACAATCACTTGAGAATTGTTGAACTGCTGATAAACTTTGAATCCACGCAGCTTTTTGAATTTGACAACAGCCCCATTTTTTTGTCGACGGATATAAACATCATCGCTCTCCTGTTGGAAGAAGGTGTGAAGGTGAATAGCAAAGATGTTGCGGACAGTGGAACCCTCCTGCACAGAGCCTCTCGCAACGGCGACAAAGAGTTGGTCGATCTTTTGCTGCGGTCAAACGCAAAGGTGAACAGCCATGAGAACATGTCCGGCATGACTCCGCTCCATCTTGCGTGCAAGGAGCGCCACACTGATATCGCATTGGCTCTGATTGAGCATggcgccaacgtgaacgccatTGAAATGCACAAAGATTACACTCCTCTTCATTTCGCGTGCGACACCGGCGAGATCAAAATAGTCGAAGCTCTCATCGAAAATCGCTGCCATCTGCACGTCTATGAGCTGAACCATGAGGAATGTGTACAACCACTAGATGTCGCCACAAAAAGAGGGTTCGTGGAAATTGTGGAATTGATACTTAAGCACGCAGTGTCCGGGACAGACGATGATGACAGCATCAAATCTAAAATTCAAGAACCCCTTGAAATCGCTTGCGACAACCGATTCCCGAAGTTAGTCAAGCTATTCCTGAAGCATGGCGCATGCGTGGATTTTCCTGACAATAGCTACCGAAGCCAACTCTTCGATGTCGTCATAAATTCCTACATCCGGAGTTTAGACAATGCGGAACAACCCGGAAACACGaatgacgtcatttccattttgatCGACTTGATTAACGCGGGATGTCGTCTCGGACATTTCTTTTCTAATATGGGATGCGAGTTGTCCCACTTTTATGAGGCCGAATCCATATTTGCCCCAAAGAGGGAGCTGTCGCGTTTTCTCATGCTGACTGGGATTGATATTTTTAACAACGTAGGCGACGAATTCTTGATGTCGATATTGCGCAGCAATGACTTGGAGACTATTGGCGTGCTTGCCGCTTGCGGGTACCGGTTCAGCGAAACTCGGGTCGTGGCGCAGTGCGCCGGATTTGAAGATGGCGACATGCTCCTGGCAGAGGTCAGAGAGGTCATATTCAAAGTTCCCTCATTACAAGACATATGTCGATTGAAAGTCAGGTGCATTCTGCGCAGGAACCTCCACATCGAGGCAGAGATGCGCTGGAAGAGCCGCCTATCGGCAAGAATTGGCCACTACCTGAGGAAGTTCGCCGGGAAGAAACGAAAAAGGCTCCCTATGTACGGCATCAATAGGCTGGTGGATAATTTGCCTCTGCCGAATCGCGTTAAGGACTTTCTATGTTTTAATCTGATTGACGTGCATTGA
- the LOC135502058 gene encoding uncharacterized protein LOC135502058, protein MGEEILEFLLVLVTSVFLCEAIPDLTTSGNVDFYREGQNITAKWKPLDKVYRGIKVKYCATTDSPCLMHDVRDVKATEVTFSVLQYSKYECALLVLDAGSLTYTSPRMPASFRPDFSDITFVQKDEFITGTWQPFGSSSYTTLKVRWCVANDAQDLSCDLYAVGNVSASTATVKVSKDKRYMCSVLVIDISGESHSSTPILAEVRNTSANIIIIIVVVVVVVALIVVAVVLYLVLKNYCLVRDAYVVMPDTEKEAKKSMKRIRKQSIDYVISEDEAKASRYRAKDGHGQDNHAFIKNEKDKKNGDAKGPKVKKDKTNYTEATIEYSSNEASVEIALKQSDTISLSSKSSQGDWPDYSGGRLEMEVEDSMPDVVTLPELKRKISTDLDAESDVIDNADVVLEVRVEAPVDIIPLEAEDRPYVKMDHGTSWSGDGIMNNVDIEISPPAEDSGSSLSSTRHSDADVEFDGELASRGSIDMADTRFNDARYDGSFDLRFAGVSKRESADSNDADPDFDTKPDYELLESDDDSNVMEAGWPRGFKTQNSLESVEELNLDLAYGANVHEPAVDIALPPIGEEGTLDINRPREKLEATDAVDVGPFDLAAESDDISDVIPDHAGAVIDADRDGGLIHVQEGNFSADVDTPGGDVSFGITEENIGRESKQNSSSEKGDSRRNEPLKRISRKCSKLENVDHVCSHMPKERTHSRSESTSSLCSTCTRSIESSSPTFSRSYSSSGSDTEKDVKDIEDEDDDVLGIGGSQVRDLVVCCGDVDVGLGLDGDASDNFKMGIGADFDVDTVLGENADIKGDAEQGIGGDAQLGVNTEGDAVLSAPAGFADEINIGADDPDEEIDLDSGRLKSTGLNLSVDLGLGGSLI, encoded by the exons ATGGGGGAGGAAATTCTCGAATTTCTGCTGGTCCTTGTGACGTCTGTCTTCCTATGTGAAG CCATACCGGACCTCACCACGTCGGGCAATGTTGACTTCTACAGGGAGGGTCAAAATATCACAGCTAAGTGGAAACCACTTGACAAAGTCTACCGAGGGATAAAAGTCAAATATTGTGCCACGACCGATTCGCCATGTTTGATGCATGACGTCAGAGATGTCAAGGCCACCGAGGTGACCTTCAGTGTGTTACAGTACTCAAAGTATGAGTGTGCTTTACTTGTCCTCGACGCTGGTTCACTTACATACACTTCTCCGAGAATGCCTGCAAGTT TCCGACCAGATTTTTCTGACATCACCTTCGTCCAGAAAGACGAATTCATCACGGGGACTTGGCAACCATTTGGATCTTCTTCCTACACTACACTCAAAGTCCGCTGGTGCGTGGCAAATGATGCGCAAGACTTGTCATGTGACCTCTACGCGGTGGGAAACGTGTCCGCCTCCACGGCAACGGTGAAGGTCAGCAAGGATAAGAGGTACATGTGTTCCGTGTTGGTGATTGATATCAGTGGGGAGTCACATTCATCAACACCTATACTGGCTGAGG TGAGGAATACCAGTGCGAATATCATCATTATAATAGTggtcgttgtggtcgtcgttgcACTCATTGTTGTCGCGGTTGTTCTTTATCTTGTCTTGAAGAACTATTGCCTGGTGAGAG ATGCATATGTCGTCATGCCGGACACTGAGAAAGAAGCCAAGAAATCCATGAAAAGAATCCGAAAGCAATCAATTGATTACGTGATATCTGAAGACGAAGCGAAAG CTTCCAGATATCGTGCTAAGGACGGCCATGGCCAAGATAATCATGCCTTCATTAAAAACGAAAAAG ATAAGAAAAATGGTGATGCAAAAGGCCCGAAGGTGAAGAAGGATAAGACGAACTATACAGAAGCAACCATAGAGTACTCATCAAATGAAGCCTCCGTTGAAATTGCCCTCAAACAGTCCGACACGATTTCGCTGTCAAGTAAATCGTCCCAAGGTGATTGGCCCGATTACAGTGGAGGGAGACTGGAGATGGAGGTGGAGGACAGTATGCCGG ATGTTGTGACCCTCCCTGAACTCAAACGAAAAATATCTACTGATCTTGACGCGGagagtgacgtcatcgataacGCAGACGTCGTCTTGGAAGTCAGGGTTGAAGCCCCCGTAGATATCATCCCGTTGGAAGCTGAGGACCGGCCATATGTAAAGATGGACCATGGAACGAGCTGGTCAGGCGATGGTATCATGAATAATGTGGACATTGAAATTTCCCCTCCAGCAGAAGATTCGGGAAGTTCGCTCAGCTCTACACGTCATTCTGATGCGGATGTGGAGTTCGACGGCGAGCTAGCTTCGCGGGGGTCGATTGACATGGCCGACACTCGCTTCAACGACGCCCGTTACGACGGTAGCTTTGACCTTCGATTCGCGGGAGTTTCCAAGCGCGAGTCCGCTGATTCTAATGACGCTGACCCTGACTTTGACACTAAACCCGATTATGAACTTCTGGAGTCCGATGATGATTCGAATGTCATGGAAGCAGGCTGGCCGAGAGGTTTCAAGACACAGAACTCACTTGAATCCGTTGAGGAATTAAACTTGGACTTGGCGTATGGTGCCAATGTACACGAACCAGCTGTGGATATCGCATTACCCCCTATTGGCGAAGAAGGAACATTAGATATCAATCGGCCGAGGGAGAAATTAGAAGCTACTGATGCTGTCGATGTCGGCCCGTTTGACCTGGCGGCAGAGAGTGACGACATATCTGACGTCATTCCTGATCACGCGGGTGCCGTAATTGATGCTGATCGAGATGGTGGACTAATACATGTGCAGGAGGGGAACTTTAGCGCGGATGTCGATACTCCTGGTGGTGATGTGTCGTTTGGCATAACAGAGGAAAACATTGGCAGGGAAAGCAAACAAAACAGTTCTAGCGAAAAAGGTGACTCGAGACGAAACGAACCATTGAAGCGCATATCGCGGAAGTGCTCCAAATTGGAAAACGTGGATCACGTGTGTAGTCACATGCCAAAGGAACGAACGCACTCGCGTTCAGAAAGCACGAGCTCGCTCTGTTCCACGTGTACCAGGTCAATAGAATCCTCGTCCCCGACTTTCTCAAGGTCGTACAGCAGTTCCGGTTCCGATACTGAAAAAGATGTTAAGGACATTGAGGACGAGGATGATGACGTGCTTGGAATCGGTGGTAGCCAAGTGAGGGATTTGGTTGTGTGTTGTGGTGATGTAGATGTAGGTCTTGGCTTAGATGGAGACGCCAGTGATAATTTCAAGATGGGTATTGGTGCCGACTTCGACGTAGACACGGTATTAGGTGAAAACGCTGACATTAAGGGTGACGCGGAGCAAGGAATTGGAGGTGACGCGCAGTTAGGGGTAAACACTGAAGGTGACGCCGTGTTGTCCGCACCGGCTGGTTTCGCAGACGAGATAAACATTGGCGCCGATGACCCGGATGAGGAAATCGACTTGGACAGCGGTCGACTGAAATCGACGGGGCTGAATTTGAGTGTGGATCTTGGGCTGGGTGGAAGTTTGATTTGA